In the genome of Gemmatimonadales bacterium, the window TACGCGCAGCAGCCCAGTCGCCTGGAGCGCCCGCTCCGCCGCAGCCAAGCTCGGTCGCTCCGCACGCCCGAGTGGTAATCGAGCGCGGCGAGGTCTGGTGGGCGGACCTCGACGAGCCAACGGGCTCGGAGCCAGGGTACCGCCGGCCCGTTCTCATCGTCCAGGCCGACGCGTTCAACCGCAGCCGGCTGCAGACCACGATTGCCGTGGTGCTGACCTCCACCCTCCGGCTGATCGATGCTCCTGGGAACGTGCTTGTTCCGAAGCAGACCTCCGGGCTGCCCAAGGATTCTGTCGCCAATGTGTCCCAGCTCGTCACGCTGGACCGCGCCTTCCTGACTGAGCGCGCCGGGAAACTGCCACCTCGACTTCTCGCGGCCATCGACGCTGGCCTGAAGCTCGTGCTCGCGCTGCCCTGATCTATTCCGCAAGCGGTCGAACGACTTGCAAATCAGCTGCAAACGACCTGAAAGAACTTACGTTCCTTTGTGGCCACTGGGAGAGTGCCTGTCAGCGGCGCTCCGGCCCGTTCGCGTTTGTCGGCTGCATTTGCGGGTTAGGCAGCGTCGGGCGACCTCAAAACTCTTACCGCCTCACCACGATCACTGCTGGCTGGCAATCTTCCCGGCGGTGCGCAGCTGAGCCATGAGGTGATCGAACCAGCCCGGGTCCTCGTGATAGAGTGACCAGCCCTCACCCGACACCATCGAGGCTTCCGGCTCGATGTACACTTTGTGCTCTACACCGCCAAGCCACCACGTCTTGTCGTACTGCACGAGCGCCCGCGCAATGTCAGTTAGGCCCGCTGCATTGAGCTGATTTACGAGTCGCTCGGATTCCTCGTCGTCTGGCGAGTCGTACACGCCTGACAGAAGGTCCCAAAGCTCCTCGAACTCCTCCCAGTATGGGCCGTCGCTTAGACTGCTCGTATTCGGTGCCCCACCAGTGGCGGCAGTAGTCAGGTCCGTTGCGAAAGTTCACACGACCGCAGATGGGGCAACGTTCGGGAAAGAGGCCCTGTTCGCGCATCTGCTCCCACGACATGGAACGCGGATCAGTCCGCTCTGGCATTGGTGGCCTTGCCCTCTGTCAAGAATGCTGGATGACGCTACCTAACCAACCGCGCATCAGCTGCGGGCGCTAAGAAGCCTGCGCCCACACTAACAGACGTTCCTTACGGCTTCGAGGAGCGCCGCGCCCGCGCCGAGCGCCGGCCTGATCGGCCCGGCTGCTGCATGCGCTTGTTAGGTGCCGCGGCGGGAACATCGGGGGGAATCGGCGCCACCCCCGGAACCCGGTTGAGCGCCGCCAGAAACGTCCGGCGGCTGCCGCGGGCCGCTCGCGCTTCCAAATACTCCTCGGTCAAGAGCGCCGAGAGCTTCTCCGCCAGAGCCGTGGCCACGAACTGGTTAATCGAAATCCCCTCCCGCTCGGCCAACTCCCGAACGCGGGCATGAAGGGAACGAGGTAGGCGGAGACTCAGCGCGCTCATGGCGCACCTCCCGTTGCGGTGAGAGCCGCCGCCAGGGCCGCTGGCGTGAGCACCGCAAGCCCAAAGCGGTCCGCCCCGCGGAAATCGCGGGTATTGAAGGTCACGATCGCATCGCACTCCCCGTTGACCGCCGCCTCGAGCACCAGATCGTCATGCGCATCGGGCAGCACCGGCCGCCACAGGAAGTGAATGGGTTGCCGGCGCCCGCTGGCACAGATGTAATCGAGCACCGCGTCGATGTCCGTCGCCGACAATGGGATGCCACTCGCCGGACGCTTGAGGGCATCCTCATACTCCAGCACGAGCGGCACCGAGATCACATGCTCGAAGACACCGGTGCCGAGCTGTCGCAGCAACCGGTGCGAGGCCCCGCGACTGGACCGCAGAGCGGCGACCAGCACGTTGGTGTCCAGAACGATGCGAGGCGGCACCATGGTATCATATGCGATACCACTTGGTGGCGCAACTTAGATGGTGGGCGTGCCCCTAACTTGTATTCGACTGCGGTGCCGCAGCCTAATTCGCCCATGCTGCGGAACCTGCGCCCGTCATGCGCACTCCACCCCGCCTCACGTTTGCAGGCACGCCGGGAAGGTAGCCGGGGTGGGTACGCCCGGCGACGGCGGCGCATCACGCAGGCGACAGGTACCATCGAGGAGTCCAATCAACGCAGCGCAATGCGTCCGCGCGGCGTGTCGAGCGTGGCGATGAGCGCGGGCGTCGGTCCGCGCGACACCTGGAGCTCGACGCCGAGTTGCTCCGGCATCCGGCCGTCAACGGTGCCGCTTGAAGTACTGGACCTCGCGCTCGTGCTTCTCCGCCGCGATGCGCGTCTTGAAGGTGCCGAGATTGCGTCGTTTGCCGGTCTTCGGGTCCTTCTTCTTCGAGTACAGCCGATATTCGCCCGAGCCCAACTTCCGGATCATGGGGAGCTCCTCTCTTCGCACCGGCGCACCGATGGAGAAGCTGAACCTAACGCGGCGCCGGAAGGCTGCGAAGCCGACGAACCGGCCCGGCCCCCGCGCCCGCATGACCGGCGCTCCGCCGGCCCGCGCTCTAGCCAGCCGCGCCCCGCGCTCTAGCCAGCCGCGCCCCGCGCCGCGATCTTCCAGCACCCCGAACGGAGAACCCCATGCCCGAAACCCTCGGCCGGCTGCAGTCGGCCCTCGCGGACCGCTATCGACTCGACAGGGAAGTCGGGGCCGGGGGCATGGCCACGGTCTATCTCGCGGAGGACATCCGGCACGACCGCCGGGTGGCGCTCAAGGTCCTCCGGCCGGAGCTCGCCGCCGTGATCGGCGCCGAGCGGTTTCTGGCCGAGATCAAGCTCACGGCCAACCTGCAGCATCCGCACATCCTGCCGCTCTTCGATTCGGGGGAGGCGGACGGCTACCTGTTTTACGTCATGCCGTTCATCGAGGGCGAGTCGCTCCGCGACCGGCTCCGCCGCGAGCACCAGCTCCCGATCGACGTGGCGGTCCGCATCACCACCGAGGTCGCGTCGGCCCTCGACTACGCGCATCGGCACGGCATCGTGCACCGCGACATCAAGCCCGAGAACATTCTGCTGCACGACGGCACGGCGCTGGTCGCCGACTTCGGCATCGCGCTCGCCGCGAGCAAGGCCGGCGGCACCCG includes:
- a CDS encoding type II toxin-antitoxin system PemK/MazF family toxin, with the translated sequence RAAAQSPGAPAPPQPSSVAPHARVVIERGEVWWADLDEPTGSEPGYRRPVLIVQADAFNRSRLQTTIAVVLTSTLRLIDAPGNVLVPKQTSGLPKDSVANVSQLVTLDRAFLTERAGKLPPRLLAAIDAGLKLVLALP
- a CDS encoding PIN domain-containing protein, whose amino-acid sequence is MVPPRIVLDTNVLVAALRSSRGASHRLLRQLGTGVFEHVISVPLVLEYEDALKRPASGIPLSATDIDAVLDYICASGRRQPIHFLWRPVLPDAHDDLVLEAAVNGECDAIVTFNTRDFRGADRFGLAVLTPAALAAALTATGGAP